The following are encoded together in the Malaya genurostris strain Urasoe2022 chromosome 3, Malgen_1.1, whole genome shotgun sequence genome:
- the LOC131436680 gene encoding transmembrane 7 superfamily member 3-like, whose amino-acid sequence MKAVFSNNSKKSTKFCGWFIVVLLIFRLRQYEATNSEKSLMSNIGISEHFNYTYKAVQLIVPARIKMNDINDYHEIVLPAYSNTNIQLRNMSVNSKHLGFAVIQMHAYEYNITLSYTPSILKDRSLTGINVGLVLYEDGSLYAINTHPHEDIWVSLVLMLYNKTAPVPGGCNMEFPVEVSPVMKVILNESTIEVDTPPASVAKPFLKPDNQCGKTKLNYESFYLSMPTYDFSQRTYFTYIRKLISYASAKVSGRVNDLMSTSPSITRIYDRQNGRGMVFVTVAIDPVHHGFAAYVPVQTYACRPFMYVDECYEFNVPIRIVGFIITIMMAAEIVVSCFPIPLKAFVCGGVIGILGTVKILKASNLAVSDSQLIILLVVGSIACAVLLVVISIFCPIASIVLCNFLVGFLMCSVIYYGINGNFLSHPFISILFVISALAAGILFSSIRLFLFGNAFLFSAMSLFYGVNVIFSARLHYSLRNLFLGLKKDFQESVLSDSTMDTNEVMAVVSFGIILTLCVYLRVRCRLRENQVVRSGFRWPWSDHGSRTSLAFLADDSLAYDNVSEHPTITRWTSGDDDVFESPESNFRFFERLRQLRRQ is encoded by the exons ATGAAGGCAGTATTTAGTAATAATTCAAAGAAATCAACAAAGTTTTGTGGTTGGTTTATTGTTGTCTTACTAATTTTTCGTCTTCGTCAATATGAAGCTACAAATAGTGAAAAGTCTCTTATGTCGAATATTGGAATTTCCGAGCATTTCAATTATa CCTATAAAGCAGTACAGCTTATCGTCCCTGCACGTATTAAAATGAACGACATTAACGATTACCATGAGATTGTTCTTCCGGCTTACTCTAACACCAATATACAACTAAGGAATATGTCAGTTAACAGCAAACATTTAGGATTTGCTGTTATTCAGATGCATGCCTATGAATATAACATTACATTAAGTTATACTCCATCCATACTCAAAGATCGTTCCTTAACGGGAATTAATGTAGGTCTAGTTCTATACGAAGATGGAAGTTTGTATGCAATTAATACACATCCACATGAAGATATTTGGGTATCTCTGGTTTTGATGTTGTACAATAAGACGGCGCCGGTACCTGGTGGATGCAATATGGAATTCCCAGTCGAGGTATCCCCCGTAATGAAAGTTATTCTAAACGAATCAACAATAGAAGTTGACACCCCACCAGCATCAGTAGCGAAACCTTTCCTAAAACCGGACAACCAATGCGGAAAAACGAAATTGAATTACGAATCGTTCTATTTGTCCATGCCTACCTATGATTTTTCACAAAGGACATACTTCACATACATACGAAAGTTGATCAGCTATGCTAGTGCTAAAGTTTCTGGTAGAGTTAATGATCTTATGTCAACTTCGCCAAGCATAACGAGAATTTATGATCGTCAGAATGGCCGAGGAATGGTATTCGTCACCGTAGCGATCGATCCGGTACACCATGGGTTTGCCGCCTATGTGCCAGTTCAAACGTATGCCTGCCGACCGTTTATGTATGTGGATGAATGTTATGAGTTTAACGTACCTATTCGAATTGTTGGATTCATCATTACCATAATGATGGCAGCGGAGATTGTCGTATCGTGTTTCCCAATTCCCCTAAAAGCTTTCGTATGTGGTGGCGTAATTGGAATTTTGGGAACCGTGAAAATTCTTAAGGCTTCCAATTTGGCAGTCAGTGATAGTCAGTTAATTATTTTGTTAGTAGTTGGATCGATCGCATGTGCTGTACTACTCGTGGTAATCTCAATATTTTGTCCAATTGCATCTATAGTCCTTTGTAATTTTCTCGTCGGATTTCTGATGTGTAGTGTGATATACTATGGAATAA atggcaACTTTTTGAGTCATCCGTTCATCagcattttgtttgtaatttctgcATTAGCTGCGGGAATTTTATTCAGTTCTATACGATTATTTCTGTTTGGAAATGCTTTTCTGTTTAGCGCCATGTCACTGTTCTATGGAGTGAACGTGATTTTTAGTGCCAGACTACATTATTCGCTGAGAAATCTATTCCTTGGATTGAAAAAAGATTTTCAAGAATCGGTGCTGTCGGATTCAACTATGGACACAAACGAAGTAATGGCTGTTGTTAGTTTTGGGATAATTCTCACATTGTGCGTCTACCTACGAGTTCGCTGCAGGCTACGGGAAAATCAGGTGGTGAGGTCTGGTTTCCGTTGGCCATGGAGTGATCACGGCTCCAGAACCAGCTTAGCTTTTCTAGCTGACGATAGCCTGGCTTACGACAATGTGTCCGAACATCCCACAATAACACGTTGGACTAGTGGTGATGATGACGTCTTCGAGTCACCAGAATCGaatttcagattttttgagCGGCTTCGGCAGCTTCGGCGGCAGTGA